A section of the Pithys albifrons albifrons isolate INPA30051 chromosome 4, PitAlb_v1, whole genome shotgun sequence genome encodes:
- the ZNF706 gene encoding zinc finger protein 706 gives MARGQQKIQSQQKNAKKQAEQKKKQGHDQKAAAKAALIYTCTVCRTQMPDPKTFKQHFESKHPKTPLPPELADVQA, from the exons ATGGCTCGTGGACAGCAGAAGATTCAGTCGCAGcagaaaaatgccaaaaaacaAGCTgagcaaaaaaagaagcaagGACATGATCAGAAGGCTGCAGCCAAGGCTGCCTTGATATATACCTGCACTGTCTGTAGG ACTCAAATGCCGGACCCCAAGACCTTCAAACAGCACTTTGAAAGCAAGCATCCTAAGACTCCACTTCCTCCAGAATTGGCTGATGTTCAGGCGTAA